A section of the Telopea speciosissima isolate NSW1024214 ecotype Mountain lineage chromosome 3, Tspe_v1, whole genome shotgun sequence genome encodes:
- the LOC122656283 gene encoding glycerophosphocholine acyltransferase 1 isoform X3 codes for MSNHEDNLNERDSSATMNQRLTDRTKKVAQTREILSKQAVQTKEILSKQAVKIAKQAEEHERFINKDFCYYANTIFLVMLLIYPRNEKLFMVCFSFAEGPLAWALIVWRCSLVFSSLDKIVSVLIHLLPGIVFFVIRWWDPATFEAMRPDGNAGHRASWPYVESKSYLWTWLFVVPLVAYTLWQVLYFLIVNVLRRQRLLRDPEVMTSYRELSKKAQKANNIWWRLSGLLGDQNRMFMYILLQALFTVATMALTVPIFLSYKLHVSFQILKVSATIWNGGSFLLEVMPRQVILKEKKKLEMQPIPTQPDQTATMVVNSTGTSHSAETDHS; via the exons ATGTCGAACCACGAAGACAATCTCAATGAGCGAGATTCATCTGCGACGATGAATCAGAGGTTAACCGACCGTACTAAG AAAGTTGCCCAGACAAGGGAGATATTATCTAAACAAGCTGTTCAGACCAAGGAGATCTTGTCGAAACAAGCGGTTAAAATAGCTAAGCAAGCGGAAGAACACGAAAGATTTATAAACAAA GATTTTTGCTACTATGCCAATACAATTTTCCTAGTCATGCTTCTGATTTATCCAAGAAATGAAAAGCTTTTCATGGTTTGCTTCTCGTTTGCAGAG GGACCATTAGCATGGGCATTAATTGTTTGGCGGTGCAGCCTGGTTTTCAGCTCCCTTGACAAAATAGTTAGTGTCCTCATACATCTTTTACCTG GGATTGTCTTCTTTGTTATTCGGTGGTGGGATCCAGCAACATTTGAAGCCATGCGTCCAGATGGGAATGCAGGTCACAGAGCTTCATGGCCTTATGTGGAAAGCAAATCCTATTTGTGGACATGGCTGTTTGTTGTCCCCCTAGTTGCTTACACTTTATGGCAGGTTCTCTATTTTCTCATTGTTAATGTCCTGCGCCGGCAGAGGCTATTAAGGGATCCTGAAGTTATGACTTCCTACAG GGAACTCTCGAAGAAGGCACAAAAGGCGAATAACATATGGTGGCGTTTAAGTGGGTTACTTGGGGATCAAAATCGGATGTTCATGTATATCCTGCTCCAGGCTTTATTCACTGTTGCAACCATGGCACTCACTGTCCCCATATTCTTATCTTACAAACTTCATGTGAGTTTCCAAATACTCAAAGTCTCTGCAACCATATGGAATGGAGGAAGCTTCCTACTTGAAGTTATGCCAAGACAGGTGATtctcaaggagaagaagaaactggAGATGCAGCCTATCCCAACCCAGCCAGACCAGACTGCCACCATGGTAGTAAATTCGACAGGAACTAGTCACTCTGCTGAGACTGATCATTCATAA
- the LOC122656284 gene encoding uncharacterized protein At4g33100-like, with protein MGIKKAKRSASATSPCAHLRTAYHQCFNRWYSEKLLKGQWDKDECVSEWQKYRVCLSHHLEDENLSRFLKAEAMIYPPVDPDDATTS; from the exons ATGGGGATCAAGAAAGCCAAGAGGAGTGCTTCTGCAACATCGCCCTGTGCCCATCTCAGAACTGCATACCACCAATGCTTCAACAG GTGGTACTCGGAAAAGCTCTTGAAGGGCCAGTGGGACAAAGATGAATGTGTTTCCGAGTGGCAGAAATACAGAGTTTGCCTTTCT CACCATTTAGAAGATGAGAATTTGAGCCGCTTCCTCAAAGCCGAAGCTATGATCTATCCTCCTGTCGACCCAGATGATGCCACCACTTCCTAG
- the LOC122656283 gene encoding glycerophosphocholine acyltransferase 1 isoform X1, whose protein sequence is MSNHEDNLNERDSSATMNQRLTDRTKKVAQTREILSKQAVQTKEILSKQAVKIAKQAEEHERFINKVTHLMGVMGFGAFCFLLGSRPQDIPYVYCLFYVIFVPLRWIYYRFKKWHYYLLDFCYYANTIFLVMLLIYPRNEKLFMVCFSFAEGPLAWALIVWRCSLVFSSLDKIVSVLIHLLPGIVFFVIRWWDPATFEAMRPDGNAGHRASWPYVESKSYLWTWLFVVPLVAYTLWQVLYFLIVNVLRRQRLLRDPEVMTSYRELSKKAQKANNIWWRLSGLLGDQNRMFMYILLQALFTVATMALTVPIFLSYKLHVSFQILKVSATIWNGGSFLLEVMPRQVILKEKKKLEMQPIPTQPDQTATMVVNSTGTSHSAETDHS, encoded by the exons ATGTCGAACCACGAAGACAATCTCAATGAGCGAGATTCATCTGCGACGATGAATCAGAGGTTAACCGACCGTACTAAG AAAGTTGCCCAGACAAGGGAGATATTATCTAAACAAGCTGTTCAGACCAAGGAGATCTTGTCGAAACAAGCGGTTAAAATAGCTAAGCAAGCGGAAGAACACGAAAGATTTATAAACAAA GTGACCCACCTTATGGGGGTTATGGGCTTCGGTGCCTTCTGCTTCTTGCTGGGATCGA GACCGCAAGATATCCCATACGTATACTGTTTGTTCTATGTCATCTTCGTTCCTCTACGTTGGATATACTATCGGTTCAAGAAATGGCATTATTATCTTCTG GATTTTTGCTACTATGCCAATACAATTTTCCTAGTCATGCTTCTGATTTATCCAAGAAATGAAAAGCTTTTCATGGTTTGCTTCTCGTTTGCAGAG GGACCATTAGCATGGGCATTAATTGTTTGGCGGTGCAGCCTGGTTTTCAGCTCCCTTGACAAAATAGTTAGTGTCCTCATACATCTTTTACCTG GGATTGTCTTCTTTGTTATTCGGTGGTGGGATCCAGCAACATTTGAAGCCATGCGTCCAGATGGGAATGCAGGTCACAGAGCTTCATGGCCTTATGTGGAAAGCAAATCCTATTTGTGGACATGGCTGTTTGTTGTCCCCCTAGTTGCTTACACTTTATGGCAGGTTCTCTATTTTCTCATTGTTAATGTCCTGCGCCGGCAGAGGCTATTAAGGGATCCTGAAGTTATGACTTCCTACAG GGAACTCTCGAAGAAGGCACAAAAGGCGAATAACATATGGTGGCGTTTAAGTGGGTTACTTGGGGATCAAAATCGGATGTTCATGTATATCCTGCTCCAGGCTTTATTCACTGTTGCAACCATGGCACTCACTGTCCCCATATTCTTATCTTACAAACTTCATGTGAGTTTCCAAATACTCAAAGTCTCTGCAACCATATGGAATGGAGGAAGCTTCCTACTTGAAGTTATGCCAAGACAGGTGATtctcaaggagaagaagaaactggAGATGCAGCCTATCCCAACCCAGCCAGACCAGACTGCCACCATGGTAGTAAATTCGACAGGAACTAGTCACTCTGCTGAGACTGATCATTCATAA
- the LOC122656283 gene encoding glycerophosphocholine acyltransferase 1 isoform X2, with protein MSNHEDNLNERDSSATMNQRLTDRTKKVAQTREILSKQAVQTKEILSKQAVKIAKQAEEHERFINKVTHLMGVMGFGAFCFLLGSRPQDIPYVYCLFYVIFVPLRWIYYRFKKWHYYLLDFCYYANTIFLVMLLIYPRNEKLFMVCFSFAEGPLAWALIVWRCSLVFSSLDKIVSVLIHLLPGIVFFVIRWWDPATFEAMRPDGNAGHRASWPYVESKSYLWTWLFVVPLVAYTLWQVLYFLIVNVLRRQRLLRDPEVMTSYRELSKKAQKANNIWWRLSGLLGDQNRMFMYILLQALFTVATMALTVPIFLSYKLHVSFQILKVSATIWNGGSFLLEVMPRQVILKEKKKLEMQPIPTQPDHSAETDHS; from the exons ATGTCGAACCACGAAGACAATCTCAATGAGCGAGATTCATCTGCGACGATGAATCAGAGGTTAACCGACCGTACTAAG AAAGTTGCCCAGACAAGGGAGATATTATCTAAACAAGCTGTTCAGACCAAGGAGATCTTGTCGAAACAAGCGGTTAAAATAGCTAAGCAAGCGGAAGAACACGAAAGATTTATAAACAAA GTGACCCACCTTATGGGGGTTATGGGCTTCGGTGCCTTCTGCTTCTTGCTGGGATCGA GACCGCAAGATATCCCATACGTATACTGTTTGTTCTATGTCATCTTCGTTCCTCTACGTTGGATATACTATCGGTTCAAGAAATGGCATTATTATCTTCTG GATTTTTGCTACTATGCCAATACAATTTTCCTAGTCATGCTTCTGATTTATCCAAGAAATGAAAAGCTTTTCATGGTTTGCTTCTCGTTTGCAGAG GGACCATTAGCATGGGCATTAATTGTTTGGCGGTGCAGCCTGGTTTTCAGCTCCCTTGACAAAATAGTTAGTGTCCTCATACATCTTTTACCTG GGATTGTCTTCTTTGTTATTCGGTGGTGGGATCCAGCAACATTTGAAGCCATGCGTCCAGATGGGAATGCAGGTCACAGAGCTTCATGGCCTTATGTGGAAAGCAAATCCTATTTGTGGACATGGCTGTTTGTTGTCCCCCTAGTTGCTTACACTTTATGGCAGGTTCTCTATTTTCTCATTGTTAATGTCCTGCGCCGGCAGAGGCTATTAAGGGATCCTGAAGTTATGACTTCCTACAG GGAACTCTCGAAGAAGGCACAAAAGGCGAATAACATATGGTGGCGTTTAAGTGGGTTACTTGGGGATCAAAATCGGATGTTCATGTATATCCTGCTCCAGGCTTTATTCACTGTTGCAACCATGGCACTCACTGTCCCCATATTCTTATCTTACAAACTTCATGTGAGTTTCCAAATACTCAAAGTCTCTGCAACCATATGGAATGGAGGAAGCTTCCTACTTGAAGTTATGCCAAGACAGGTGATtctcaaggagaagaagaaactggAGATGCAGCCTATCCCAACCCAGCCAGA TCACTCTGCTGAGACTGATCATTCATAA